A portion of the Perognathus longimembris pacificus isolate PPM17 chromosome 20, ASM2315922v1, whole genome shotgun sequence genome contains these proteins:
- the LOC125367964 gene encoding vomeronasal type-2 receptor 26-like — MWLCILLPTLLGLLSESALCAPTGLPGKSPRFDRPGDVVVGASFPIIRFHNITLLDFTSPPAGLVHSQVSLWGYLVAQGFVFAIEEINRSVQLLPNLTLGFSIRNSGDLVHRSLHETMGFLTGQEEPVPNYSCGSGPPKAAMVGETRSTLSVSMARLLGLYKFPQISYASTLPVLSDKTQFPSFFRTVASDLTSFRAVIELVIHFRWSWVGILAQDDDFGQQASSLVTQELSQPGVCIEFNFQVPSQRSLEKTQLIAQKMQRCTATVVVVFVNNSNFELILQGLLRLGIKGRVWVSPDTLHMTIALSLPGIGQVLQSSFGLSYHRNQMPDLPEFLAGLHPSRTPEDMFIEGFWEATFRCLWPHGNTTLAEGVRFCSGNESLAGKKLPFQEVIKFDITYTAVYNIAHALHNMVDCEDQDGMCVDPGHFQPWQLLHSLRKVHFKTPDGSEIVFDANGDLVPQFGIVQGQKTPGGVFQLAHIGKIDLGVSSGKRLSIHVKENVQVRWLGVSSIPIPISVCSRSCPPGFSQATRKGAPHCCFDCRPCPEGQFSNQTDMKRCLLCLEDHYSSPTRDGCLPKTESFLAFDEALGFSLAVLSLMLAGLAVLVLGIFWKHQDSPVVKANNRPLSYLLLVSLSLCALCALLFLGQPTAATCLLRQTTFAVVFTVAVSSILAKTLTVVLAFRITKPRARFQVCLGPSASPCVVLMSSLVQVILCAVWLGTSPPFPGRDMASEPRHIVIQCQEGSGVAFYCVLGYLGVLAMGTFCVAFLARGLPDAFNETQFITFSMLLFCSVWTAFLPLYHSARGKSMVAVEIFSILASTTGLLGGIFLPKCYIILLKPERNTLTWLRQGH; from the exons ATGTGGCTGTGCATCCTGCTCCCCACTTTGCTGGGCTTGCTCTCTGAGTCTGCACTTTGTGCACCAACAGGCTTGCCAGGGAAGAGTCCCCGCTTTGACCGTCCAGGGGATGTGGTGGTGGGAGCCAGTTTCCCTATAATTCGCTTCCATAATATCACCTTGTTGGATTTCACGTCCCCACCAGCTGGCCTGGTGCATTCACA GGTTTCCCTGTGGGGATACTTGGTGGctcaaggttttgtttttgccattgaGGAGATTAACAGGAGCGTCCAGCTGTTGCCCAATCTGACCTTGGGCTTCTCCATCCGCAACTCTGGGGACTTGGTGCATAGAAGCCTCCATGAGACCATGGGCTTTCTCACAGGGCAGGAGGAGCCGGTCCCCAACTACTCCTGTGGATCTGGTCCCCCCAAAGCTGCTATGGTGGGAGAAACACGGTCCACCCTGTCTGTGTCCATGGCCAGGCTTCTCGGTCTGTACAAGTTTCCCCAG ATCAGCTATGCATCCACATTGCCAGTCCTCAGTGACAAGACTcagttcccttccttcttccgGACCGTGGCCAGTGACCTAACGTCCTTCCGAGCAGTGATTGAGCTGGTGATCCATTTCAGATGGTCCTGGGTGGGCATCCTGGCCCAGGATGATGACTTTGGGCAGCAGGCCAGCTCTCTGGTCACccaggagctcagccagcctggtgTCTGCATTGAGTTCAACTTCCAAGTCCCTTCCCAGAGATCTCTGGAGAAGACTCAATTAATTGCGCAGAAGATGCAGAGATGCACAGCCACTGTTGTTGTGGTCTTTGTGAACAACTCCAATTTTGAGCTCATCCTGCAGGGCTTGCTGCGCCTTGGTATCAAAGGCCGGGTCTGGGTAAGCCCGGATACGCTGCACATGACTATTGCCTTGTCCTTGCCTGGTATTGGGCAGGTCCTACAGAGTTCATTTGGTCTTTCGTATCACAGAAACCAGATGCCTGATTTACCTGAGTTCCTTGCTGGCCTTCACCCCAGCAGGACCCCAGAGGACATGTTCATAGAGGGGTTCTGGGAGGCCACCTTTCGATGTTTATGGCCCCATGGGAACACCACCCTGGCAGAGGGTGTCCGTTTCTGCTCAGGTAATGAGAGTTTGGCAGGCAAGAAGCTTCCTTTCCAAGAAGTGATTAAATTTGATATTACTTACACAGCTGTCTACAACATTGCCCATGCCCTGCACAACATGGTAGACTGTGAGGACCAGGATGGGATGTGTGTAGATCCTGGGCACTTCCAGCCCTGGCAG CTTCTCCATTCCCTCAGGAAGGTGCACTTCAAGACTCCTGATGGCAGTGAAATTGTTTTTGATGCCAATGGGGATCTGGTTCCACAATTTGGCATTGTGCAGGGGCAGAAGACCCCTGGGGGTGTTTTCCAGTTGGCTCACATAGGCAAAATTGACCTTGGAGTTTCTTCGGGGAAGAGACTGTCCATCCACGTCAAGGAAAATGTTCAGGTGAGGTGGCTGGGTGTGAGTTCTATACCT ATCCCCATCTCGGTGTGCAGCAGGAGCTGTCCTCCAGGGTTCAGCCAGGCCACAAGGAAGGGGGCCCCCCACTGCTGTTTTGATTGCAGACCCTGCCCTGAAGGACAGTTCTCAAATCAAACAG ACATGAAGAGATGTCTCCTGTGCCTTGAGGATCACTACTCAAGCCCTACTCGAGACGGATGCCTACCCAAGACTGAGTCCTTCCTGGCCTTCGATGAGGCCCTGGGGTTCAGCCTGGCTGTGCTGTCACTCATGTTGGCTGGCCtggctgtgctggtcctggggatatTCTGGAAGCACCAGGACAGTCCTGTGGTCAAGGCCAACAACCGGCCTCTCAGCTACTTACTCCTGGTTTCCCTGAGCCTGTGTGCCCTGTGTGCCTTGCTGTTCCTGGGCCAACCCACGGCTGCCACCTGCCTCCTGCGCCAGACCACCTTTGCTGTGGTGTTCACTGTGGCGGTGTCATCCATCCTGGCCAAGACCCTCACGGTGGTGCTGGCTTTCAGAATTACCAAGCCAAGGGCCAGGTTTCAGGTGTGCCTGGGCCCCAGCGCGTCTCCATGTGTTGTCCTGATGTCGTCCTTGGTCCAGGTGATTCTCTGTGCAGTCTGGCTGGGCACGTCCCCACCATTCCCAGGCAGGGACATGGCCTCTGAGCCCAGGCACATTGTTATCCAGTGCCAGGAGGGCTCTGGAGTGGCCTTCTACTGCGTGCTGGGTTACCTGGGCGTCCTGGCCATGGGGACCTTCTGTGTGGCCTTCCTGGCCCGGGGCCTGCCAGATGCCTTCAATGAGACCCAGTTCATCACCTTCAGCATGCTGCTGTTCTGCAGTGTCTGGACAGCCTTCCTGCCCCTGTACCACAGTGCTCGGGGCAAgtccatggtggctgtggagatcTTCTCCATTCTGGCCTCTACTACGGGACTGCTTGGTGGCATCTtcctccccaagtgctacatcatcttgctGAAGCCTGAGCGCAACACCCTGACCTGGTTAAGGCAAGGACACTGA